tctctctccctctctctctctcctcctctctttccctccctctctctctctctctctctccccctctccctctctctctctccatatTCTGCAGCAATTTCTGCGACATAATTGAATTGATTTACAGCGATTAATGTGCAGCAGCGACAAACGTTAATGTAACATGATTGTTTGTCATATCAGATCGACGGGCATGCCGCGGAAACGGGACCGGAGCTCGACGAGGAGATGGAGAAGGTCTTTGCGATGGACGTTGCGGAGAAGTTCGACGTAGCTCGGCTTGGATCGCCCTCGGAATCGACTGGATCTGATCGAGATCGCGACCGCGGGCCACCCCCGCGATATGGCGGCGATCGCGATTTCAATCGTAAGTCGCTATAGTGTCGCTTTTCGACGTTGTTTCCTTTCGAGGTGTCGTTTACCTTCGAGaattggaaataataaaaatgacgtTTCTCCTCAGAATACCGTAAAAGAAGCTACCCACATCCGCACATGCCCCTGAAGAGCCTGCATTCCAGATCTATGCGACGGCATCTTTCACCGTAAGTTACTCAATAAAAGCAGATATTCAGCAAAATCTATTTCGTAGCTTTCTCGGCGGATACTTTGTCGATACTTGAAATCTCTTGTGCGAATCATCATTTGAGAGTACAATATCTTTTCCGTATCACAATTGTACGTACCTACGATCGATTCTATGCACGCGAGTATAAAGCACATATATGGTTGATTTAATATTCCTGATGAACCTTGAAACTAATAAGCGTTTAGCTTCTGATAGCTCTAATTGTAAAAGATAACTGCGAAATTTCTCGAGTTTCGAGCGAGCAACATTCAATTGAATGCGTGTGAGAACCTTTTAGCTGGGAAACTGAAGCCAGAAAAGGTACATCTTGCGTTTCTTCGATATCCTTAGCGAAGGATCAGCAACGGAAGTGTCCACCGAAGAGGATCATGGTAATGTTCAAGCGAGGAGTAACGAGGTCCAGGAGGTCGACGGGATGAACCGTAACGGGCTGCAATCGACCGTCACAGCCGAGGCCGAGCCCGAAGTCGACGAAGAAACGGCGGAGGAAACTGAAAATGTAGGCAGCAGCGAGAGCGAGGCGCCGATCTCGGAGAGGGCGGCTTCCGGTTTCAACGACAGCCCGACCATCGGCAGTCCGAGGGTGCAATTTGAGAAGATCAAGGAAGAAGATGTATTGAGCATGCAGACACCAGAAGTGCCAACCGCTCCGAGTGGCCTGGAGGAAGATCGGAATCGCCGGCGGCATCAAAAGCACGAACATAAGTAAGTTAAATCTACGTGACGGCTTGTCAAGAGCGACAGAGATAAGATCACGCGATCTTTAATTAACACATTTAGCCGTCAAAACGGGAACGTATTTTTTCCGATTAGTAAAATAACATCTTGATGAGAATACGGGGTCAAAGTAGCTCTAATTTGAATGAATATCGTGTCTGCATATATAACGTGCACGGATCCTCGATATTTTAAAGGCGAAAGTTTAAATCCGGCGGTCGCATTTCATGTCACAATTTTGCGGACTCATATTTGCACTGTATAAACCGCGCAATTATGAGCACGAAGCGATCGACCTTTATTTCGTACCATCCCGAGCGATGGGCTAGATTCAGCAGCGTGACAATTCCGGTACGGCGCGGTACCAAGTCGGCTAGTTGGTTCAAGATTTATGAGGTGGGGTGTGTgctgaaaaatgtatgtttacaTCAGCGACTTAATTAAACGTTGGCTTTATTTAGACCGTCCAGATTCCTTAATTCTCTTCAAAAAGGAGAATAATTTcctgaataaaaataaataattataaaataaaaataagaataagtcttatataaataagaaaaataagaataagaataaatcttataaatttatcttcaaGTATATGACACGAGACAGATTGAAGTATTCATCATAATATAAGATTAGGGCTAATAAGAATTTGAAGTAAGTACGTATGTTTATCATGATTATTTCAATAAGATTGGTAAATCTGTCCGCCTAAGTTCGGTGGCTATAGGCCTgattgaattttctttttcttcatgtCACGATTAAATCATGATCAGGCAAAccttttttattctctctataaaaatttaaatatatattcctaCAAAAAGACTTAACTAACTGTCCCATTATCGACTGCTCTTCCAGACGTCACCATCACAAATCTCGCAAATACTCTCTGCAGGAGGATCCGCAATGGCGAAAGCGATCGGGGGCCGGTCTTCCAGACAATTCGAGCCTACTGACTCGACGTGTCAGCGTCCAGCCAGAAGAAGCGAGCACCTTGCAGGAACTCGACATCGACGACCTGGAGTCGCATCGTAGTGATGATCCGCGTGGCATGCGGCGGCACAAAGCTGCTCACTTAACGGTGCAGATTGGTCGACGGAAGGAAGGCGGTATCCCTCATGACACCTTCAAGAAAATGTACGATCACTCGCCGCACGAGGTGTTCGTCCAGCTGGACGAATTACACGGCTTGGGCGAGGAACGCGAGTGGCGAGAAACCGCGAGGTGGATTAAATACGAGGAGGACGTTGAGGAGGGTGCTGACAGATGGGGCAGGCCACACGTGGCCTCCCTTAGCTTCCATTCGCTGCTGAATCTTCGTCGTTGCCTGGAAACCGGCGTCGTCCTCCTCGATCTGGAGGAAAAGGATCTACCTGGGTTGGCTTACAGGGTAGTCGAGCAGATGGTCAGAGAGGAGCTTATTCTGGCCCAGGACAGACCGGTTGTGATGAGAGCGTTACTGCTCAGGCATAGGCATGTGCACGAGCACGAACGTGGGTTCCGATTTGGCGGCAAGAGGAGCTATTCCAGTTACACCAGCCTTCAGGTAATTCGCCCATAATGACGATATCGTTTGCATAACATGCATCGTGCGTACGAAAACGGCCAACTCCTGATTAAGACTCGCAAGATTCGCTTCGAGTTGTTTACCTATATCGAAAAGTAAATAAGTGCACCGATGAAAGGTGGAAAGTGATAATCTATTGCTCAACAGGTAATAACCGTGTTCACAAGCCTCAGGGTTGctatataaattagatttcGATGAATTTCCATCTCAATTTGAGCTCCACGAACTGACGTAACCCTGAGTTTGCACTTTCGAATCTCTAGTGATCGAAAATAATTGCGATGATTGTAATGAATGCTGATGTACTTTATCGTGTTCGCGTTGAGACTTGAAAATAAgtcaattttatatgaatgtCGCAGTTTATGGAAATGTCGAAGATCACCTGCGGGGGCGATGTATCGAGCGCGATCAGTAGTGAGTAGTCGCAACGGGTGGTAGCGGGGAATAGGTTTAACTGACAGTGCTAATATTATTTCCACAGTCCATCTGGCTGGAGGAAGAAGATGCTGCGCGGGAAGCCGCTGAGAACCATGTAACCCAACATGTAAATCTCTCGTTTCCCGAATCAAACGCAGTTTTTTTACTTCTATTACTCTAGTCCTTCACTCTGTTCGCTCGCACGCCTCAtacgaatttttatatactttttaaagtaaatcCGGCATGAATCTACGGGACAAtgtcgattttatataaaattcttcacTTAAGGACTGATTATCGGTCTTAAAACATGAAACAACAATTTATTGGGTCAATATTTCGAATCTGGTTTAAtactttatctattttatatgcCTAACATTTAGTACaacattaatacaaaattaacatCTAtctctaaattattatatgattgTAGTAGATAGGTAGACATATAGTAATACAGAACACTGATTATAGAACAGTCATTGACAATGTCGTAGCTTAAGGTTTATTCTAGTTATACAATTTAGTTTATGTATAATCTTTTTAGTCTTGACATTGAAACTagtgaaaagtttatttaagtGGAGTCAGTTTTTTGCCTCATGTCCTTCATAGTTATTTTCATGATAGATACTTAAATGCCACACAATTTTACTCCGTAGCTTAAATTAGGACAACCGCAGCGCGATTTCCTACAGCTTGCAGTTTTTCCATTGTGTTGCGTTTCTCCACGGGTGCTTTTTTAGCACGACTAGTCCTAGACCCGCCTGGGTTAAATTAATTCTAGAAATATTCGTTTAGTGCCGTTTGTCGAACGATAGCGATTACAAACGCTTGTGATCGTATGTCGCGCTTTTATTCATTAGAATTTCATTcttattatagtttattattcttttttgccTAATGTTCATTCGTTATCGCGGAGCAAATCACGAAGATATGACGTGTTTTTCGCATCAATGTGAGGCTGAACTATTTTATGTGCATTATTTTGTAAGCATTCCTGTGTGCATTCACGAGTACACTACATGACGGTTTTCTCACTTTATACacacaattacaattttttctatcaCAATACTTTCTCACCGCGAGATGTTTCCCTCGATTAATATCTTTCATAATCATGAAGACTTGAGACGAAAAAAAACGATCATTGATAATGTCACACTCTTctgttattgtatatttttattctgcttaattcttataaactgaaaataatCAATCAGCTTGCCTTTTTTGGGAAAttcattattactattattatttgaaacattttctttgTAAGTTAAACAATATCATGAAATTAGATAAACATATGTCTTATTTTACAAGTTAAAAcaattctgtatattttttacattttttataagatgTAAGTTATTTTCGCaaatagttattatttttagtgtttatataaactttgtaattaACAGGCTATTTATCTCCTGATTTAGTCTTTTGTTCACTTCTAATTGTTCAATGACATAAGATTGTTCTAGTTTCAAGATATTGAGAAACAACCgattttttgaattttcttACCGAAGATCTAATACGTAGTCTTTCTTCGGCGGAATTTAAAGATTCTcagattgttttataaaaattttgaaacattcGACAGAATCTGCACGATGCGAAACCGAAGATCGTCTCGTCGAATCTGGCGCTCGACAGTAATCACACGGTGGTCGATATCAAGGAGGAACTAACGTACATGAGCAGTAACGAGGACTTGAAGAAGAGTCACAACGATTACATCCTCAAGAGGATTCCAGCCGGTGCTGAGGCGACAGTTGTACTCGTCGGCGCCGTCGACTTTCTGGATCAGCCGACGATAGCCTTCGTACGATTGGCCGAAGGTGTGTTTATGCCGTCCATCACGGAGGTGACGATACCGGTCAGATTCATGTTTACCCTATTGGGACCGAGAAACGGCGACCTGGATTATCACGAGATTGGCCGGTCAATCTCCACCTTGATGGCGAACACGTCGTTCCACAAGGTCGCTTATAAGGCCAATGAGAGGCGAGAGCTGCTCTCGGCTATTAACGAGTTCCTAGACGATTCGATTGTACTGCCACCCGGCGACTGGGAGAGACAGGCCTTGTTACCGTTCAACGAACTTAAGGCGAAGAGCGAGGCTATCAGGAAGCGAAAGGCAAAGGCGCTCGAGGAGAAGGACAAACCGGAACAAAGTGAGGCCGCCGTGAAAAAAGGTAATTTCTTCAAATACTTTAACCGTCTTTGTTATTcaattcttaaatatttatcgttttCGCTCCTTCgtccttaattaattattacctgtaatgtaatgtataacAGCTCTTCTAGCCGgcgaggaggagaagaagcCACCAGAAGACGATGATCCTTTGCGACGTACCAAACGTCCATTTGGCGGCCTCATCAACGACATTAAGCGTCGCTATCCCTTCTATTTATCTGATTTCACGGATGGCTTGAGCTCGTCCTGTCTCGCGGCAGCTATCTTCATGTATTTCGCCGCACTATGCGGCGCCATCACCTTCGGTGGTCTGATGAGCGACAAGACGCAAAACGTAATAGGCATCTCTGAAACTCTGGTCTCCGGTTCGTGGACGGGCGTGATAATGGCACTATTTGCCACTCAACCGCTGGTGATCATCGGCACGACTGGTCCTTTATTGCTCTTCGACGAAAGTCTATACAACTTCTGCTTGGCTAACGAGCTCGAATTTCTGACTGTACGGGTATATGTTGGCGCCTGGATGGGTATTATCGCCCTGGCGATTGCCTGCGTCGAAGGTTCGGTCCTCGTGCGACTCTTCACGCGCTTTACCGAGGAAATCTTCACCGGATTGATTTCTATCCTTTACATCGTTGAAACGTTCATCAAGCTTTACAACTACTTTGTGCGCAATCCTCTTCTTCACGAGTACAGCTTTGGGCCGGACATCAATGACACAACCTATCCGCTCTACGTTACCGAAATGAAGGTCACGCCATGGAACGGAACCGAAGAGATCCTGCGCTTGGAAAAAGTTCTGGTACCGAGTCACGACATAGCTGGGTTGCTGATCAATCAACCCAACACAGCTTTGATGTGTACTATCCTTTGTCTGGGCACCTTTCTGGGCGCCTATTACTTAAGAATCTTCCGCAACAGCCATTACCTGGGTCGTAGTGCTCGAAGAGCCTTCGGAGACTTCGGCGTGCCTATTAGCATCGTCGTTTTCGTTCTAATCGACTATCTATTTATGGTAAAAACGGAGAAGTTACTGGTTCCTGAAGGACTCACCCCAACTATACCCGATAGAAATTGGTTCGTGTCTCCCGCTGGATACGAGAAACCCATACCACTTTGGATGGCTCTAGCTTGCGTGGTGCCAGCTTTGCTGGTTTACATCCTGGTGTTTATGGAGACTCAAATATCGGAGTAAGTTAGATTTAAATCGTTTGCCTGTCCGAGACGGCTCGCGGTTTCGGATTAATCATATCGTTCGCTTTGCAGACTGATCATCGATAAAAAGGAGCGTAAGCTGCGAAAGGGTAATGGCTATCACATGGACATCGTGGTGGTCTGCCTGATGAACGTGGGATGTGGCCTGATGGGTGCACCTTGGTGTTCCGCCGCGTCGGTGCGCTCTCTCACCCACGTATCCGCTGTGACCGTGATGTCACGCACCCACGCACCCGGCGACAAGCCGCACATCGTTGAAGTGAAAGAGCAACGGGTGAGCGCCCTTCTGGTCGCGATACTGATAGGCGTGAGCATGCTGATGGCACCGTTGTTGCGGCGGGTACCGATGTCCGTCCTTCTTGGTGTGTTCCTCTACATGGGTATCTCATCGACGAACGGCGTGCAGTTGTTTGACCGCATCAAGCTCTTTTTCATGCCAGTCAAACACCACGGTACAGCAAACTACGTGCGCCGCGTACAAACCTCCAAGATGCACATCTTCACCTCCATACAGATCTTGTGCCTAGCCATATTGTGGATTGTCAAGAGTACTAGAGCCGCTCTGGCCCTGCCCTTCTTCCTTATCCTGATGATACCATTGCGCGCTCAGATGAGCCACTTCTTCACCACCGCGGAGCTACGCGCCCTCGACAGTAAGGGACCTGAGCACGAAGTCGAAGACGAGCTGGATTTCTACGAGGAGGCTCCTCTACCTGGTTAGACTGTGCCTTAATCGACTATGATATCATGGCGTATCTCTCTccgcctctctctttctctctttaaatTCATCCACTATGTATCTTTCGAAATTATCTACTCATATACCTATTTCATATCAGGGTCTCAAAGTCCTTATCTAGCGCCAATACAGAGGTCGCAAGTACAGAGTTCTATTTTCACTAGattatgtatatgcatatatgtatataacgtCCATTAATAGGGTCCATTGATAAGGAGCTGATAAACGGTagaattcaaatataaatgtacgaCATATATAATGCAGAAAGGATTATCAACAGTCATTAGACTGTCGGATCTCGTTTtgcacaaattttttattcttttgtgtTTTGTAGAGTTTTCATTCCACAATTTTCCATGAATCTTGGAACGCGcacgaatatttattttcattgataaTTACTAAGATTGCATCTGCTTATATATTTTGACCGTTTTTTgtcatgaaattatataaatagccTGACCGTACATTTTGAAATGATTGAGTTACTCATACACGCTTAATGGACGATATGATGCGTTTGCGTTCTTGAAATTAAGTGGAAAACCGGTGCCTCTGAATGCCTGATATTTGCGCTTTGCGATGTAATGCTCAGGAGAAGTTTACGTAATGGCACACATGAGGATAGTGCCAAATCAAAATGTTATGAGGACAATGCTCGACTAGTGATGATTTTAGAGAGATAACGTTTTCGCAAatccttcctttttctcttttttttttcatggatatacatataaatatatataaacacacacatatacaagGGAACATATTGTTGCCTTGATCTTTAAATTCTTCAAAGATGTGCACGTGACAGAGTTTAtgaatctttatatattccaAATTTGTAGATCTTACGCGATATCTAAGTTTCAACgttttacttctttttcctcttcttcttcacAATTGTGCCTCTCTCTACACGtgtaaatctttaaatttataggTGCTTACGTACGCGGATCATATATTGAGGCGCGAATGtataaaatgtcaaatatCTTCACTTCCTCAGATTCTTGATTTTAGGAATTCCATatcgattatcgattttaatcttacaattagacttTAAGCCCCCGATAATCTttgcttttataaattttaccaTTGCTACATATTGTTAAATTCGTCAATTTCTTGTGATTcgtatttacatacatatatacacatcttCATAGTCACAAGTACTTACAAAACTTGCGCACTATATAAAGGATACTTAAAAAGACACAACTCTTGTGTCTCCCTTATTTGCACAGGTGCTTATTCACGCGATTGCACTTAAAAATGGGATAattcttacatatttttatatctacacaAACCAGATCCctagattttaaatttcattagGATTCATTTCTTATCCTTGGATTCCGTAGACGGATAATTCCTTCCATTTCACAGATCCTTTGATGGATACTTGAGTCCCGCAAAATCGAAACTGcgatgttttattttctttattaacttGCTCAGTATAACGTTCTGCAAATCCTACTAGATAAGCATTCGTGTATTTGCTCGTAAAACACtatgattttaattcattcttACGACATGAAATCTAAGAGAAgatattcgcgcgcgcgtttcgagCAAGATGAAGCGATCGATGACGCTGTAATTAGAGCGGTTCGGAATTATCGTAAGGAATAAAGGCTggtgaaagaaaaagaaagagttaTATTTAACTAAATGAACTATTTTCGAACaaatagagaatatatatatatatatatatatatatatatatatatatacacttagtatattttatatatatatatatatatatatatatatatatatacacacatacacatatatatagatagatagaaaagatacattgtatttttattcgtattaGAGTATTTTACTAAAACTTCCGTAAAGTCGTTTCCGCTTATTATAACACATCAATTGTTAATCGATAATAGAGAGAAATCTAGATCGAGAAATCGATAATAGAGAGAGTGGAAGCGATATACTTAATCCATTGTGATAGCAAGCAGAATTGCTCGAATACAAAAAGATGGTACAACTAAGCACTTAACGTTAGCGAAAAGTTTATAATGCAAATCCTCTAATTAGATGTTTAATCGATCCATAGAACATTATCGATGCACACGTACGCGCGTACATATTCACCTATATGCGTTCCTATCGTCgttgatattatattgtaacaaAAGATTATCGAGGCGAATTGTTACGAAGCGATAGTACGGTTGTACATAGTCTAGTTAATAtacagtattaaaaaaaaataataataattagcaataggcaataggcatAGTAGTTGATTTGCGCCTTAAATTAGTGatcgaagaaataaaacatattttaattgtacttGTATTTGATACTTGTCCCATTTATTCTCCGTTTTTTTGTTACTTTGGAATTAAAATCTCGATATGTAAAAGGAATGTAAATCTCGTGTGC
This sequence is a window from Temnothorax longispinosus isolate EJ_2023e chromosome 11, Tlon_JGU_v1, whole genome shotgun sequence. Protein-coding genes within it:
- the Ae2 gene encoding band 3 anion transport protein isoform X2 codes for the protein MPEATAGSSGKSFLQRARGKVLRWLRRSLRTTHQIDGHAAETGPELDEEMEKVFAMDVAEKFDVARLGSPSESTGSDRDRDRGPPPRYGGDRDFNQYRKRSYPHPHMPLKSLHSRSMRRHLSPEGSATEVSTEEDHGNVQARSNEVQEVDGMNRNGLQSTVTAEAEPEVDEETAEETENVGSSESEAPISERAASGFNDSPTIGSPRVQFEKIKEEDVLSMQTPEVPTAPSGLEEDRNRRRHQKHEHKRHHHKSRKYSLQEDPQWRKRSGAGLPDNSSLLTRRVSVQPEEASTLQELDIDDLESHRSDDPRGMRRHKAAHLTVQIGRRKEGGIPHDTFKKMYDHSPHEVFVQLDELHGLGEEREWRETARWIKYEEDVEEGADRWGRPHVASLSFHSLLNLRRCLETGVVLLDLEEKDLPGLAYRVVEQMVREELILAQDRPVVMRALLLRHRHVHEHERGFRFGGKRSYSSYTSLQSIWLEEEDAAREAAENHNLHDAKPKIVSSNLALDSNHTVVDIKEELTYMSSNEDLKKSHNDYILKRIPAGAEATVVLVGAVDFLDQPTIAFVRLAEGVFMPSITEVTIPVRFMFTLLGPRNGDLDYHEIGRSISTLMANTSFHKVAYKANERRELLSAINEFLDDSIVLPPGDWERQALLPFNELKAKSEAIRKRKAKALEEKDKPEQSEAAVKKALLAGEEEKKPPEDDDPLRRTKRPFGGLINDIKRRYPFYLSDFTDGLSSSCLAAAIFMYFAALCGAITFGGLMSDKTQNVIGISETLVSGSWTGVIMALFATQPLVIIGTTGPLLLFDESLYNFCLANELEFLTVRVYVGAWMGIIALAIACVEGSVLVRLFTRFTEEIFTGLISILYIVETFIKLYNYFVRNPLLHEYSFGPDINDTTYPLYVTEMKVTPWNGTEEILRLEKVLVPSHDIAGLLINQPNTALMCTILCLGTFLGAYYLRIFRNSHYLGRSARRAFGDFGVPISIVVFVLIDYLFMVKTEKLLVPEGLTPTIPDRNWFVSPAGYEKPIPLWMALACVVPALLVYILVFMETQISELIIDKKERKLRKGNGYHMDIVVVCLMNVGCGLMGAPWCSAASVRSLTHVSAVTVMSRTHAPGDKPHIVEVKEQRVSALLVAILIGVSMLMAPLLRRVPMSVLLGVFLYMGISSTNGVQLFDRIKLFFMPVKHHGTANYVRRVQTSKMHIFTSIQILCLAILWIVKSTRAALALPFFLILMIPLRAQMSHFFTTAELRALDSKGPEHEVEDELDFYEEAPLPG
- the Ae2 gene encoding anion exchange protein 2 isoform X6, with amino-acid sequence MNRNGLQSTVTAEAEPEVDEETAEETENVGSSESEAPISERAASGFNDSPTIGSPRVQFEKIKEEDVLSMQTPEVPTAPSGLEEDRNRRRHQKHEHKRHHHKSRKYSLQEDPQWRKRSGAGLPDNSSLLTRRVSVQPEEASTLQELDIDDLESHRSDDPRGMRRHKAAHLTVQIGRRKEGGIPHDTFKKMYDHSPHEVFVQLDELHGLGEEREWRETARWIKYEEDVEEGADRWGRPHVASLSFHSLLNLRRCLETGVVLLDLEEKDLPGLAYRVVEQMVREELILAQDRPVVMRALLLRHRHVHEHERGFRFGGKRSYSSYTSLQSIWLEEEDAAREAAENHVTQHNLHDAKPKIVSSNLALDSNHTVVDIKEELTYMSSNEDLKKSHNDYILKRIPAGAEATVVLVGAVDFLDQPTIAFVRLAEGVFMPSITEVTIPVRFMFTLLGPRNGDLDYHEIGRSISTLMANTSFHKVAYKANERRELLSAINEFLDDSIVLPPGDWERQALLPFNELKAKSEAIRKRKAKALEEKDKPEQSEAAVKKALLAGEEEKKPPEDDDPLRRTKRPFGGLINDIKRRYPFYLSDFTDGLSSSCLAAAIFMYFAALCGAITFGGLMSDKTQNVIGISETLVSGSWTGVIMALFATQPLVIIGTTGPLLLFDESLYNFCLANELEFLTVRVYVGAWMGIIALAIACVEGSVLVRLFTRFTEEIFTGLISILYIVETFIKLYNYFVRNPLLHEYSFGPDINDTTYPLYVTEMKVTPWNGTEEILRLEKVLVPSHDIAGLLINQPNTALMCTILCLGTFLGAYYLRIFRNSHYLGRSARRAFGDFGVPISIVVFVLIDYLFMVKTEKLLVPEGLTPTIPDRNWFVSPAGYEKPIPLWMALACVVPALLVYILVFMETQISELIIDKKERKLRKGNGYHMDIVVVCLMNVGCGLMGAPWCSAASVRSLTHVSAVTVMSRTHAPGDKPHIVEVKEQRVSALLVAILIGVSMLMAPLLRRVPMSVLLGVFLYMGISSTNGVQLFDRIKLFFMPVKHHGTANYVRRVQTSKMHIFTSIQILCLAILWIVKSTRAALALPFFLILMIPLRAQMSHFFTTAELRALDSKGPEHEVEDELDFYEEAPLPG